The following are encoded in a window of Bradyrhizobium guangdongense genomic DNA:
- a CDS encoding cyclic nucleotide-gated ion channel produces MRLVPRGRGLRDPNLRDRLYELLEHDPLAYSIGSRFIQLIIGVIVFNVVAMVLASVPELDAQFAVLFSSVSILCVIVFALEYLARLWTVAGHTPRKGSALADRLGYVFSALGIIDLMAFLPAAVVLATGRHATLAALGVLPFFKLIRYSPAMRSLLAAVHAERRALIGCIVILAGAVLTFASLLYAIERDVQPDKLGTIPQAMWWAIVTLGTVGYGDVVPVTALGKIISVFTIISGFAMIALPVAIISTAFAEEVKRRDFVVTWGMLARVPLFSHLGAAEIADIMRLLRARTVEQGEILVRRGDAASSMYFITAGEVEIALPSQHVRLADGTFFGEIALLHKTKRSGTVTATRKTRLLVLDAQDFHALIARMPTLAAHVHRTAKARLEETGGDLAPAELAQAEREGTDR; encoded by the coding sequence ATGCGCCTCGTTCCGCGAGGACGTGGGCTTCGCGATCCGAATTTGAGGGATCGCCTCTACGAATTGCTGGAGCACGATCCGCTCGCTTACTCGATCGGGTCGCGCTTCATCCAGCTCATCATCGGCGTCATCGTGTTCAACGTGGTCGCGATGGTGCTCGCCTCGGTGCCGGAGCTGGACGCGCAGTTCGCCGTGCTGTTCTCGTCCGTCAGCATCCTCTGCGTGATCGTGTTCGCGCTGGAATATCTAGCGCGGCTCTGGACGGTGGCGGGCCACACGCCGCGCAAGGGCTCGGCGCTCGCCGACCGGCTCGGCTATGTTTTCTCGGCGCTCGGCATCATCGACCTCATGGCGTTCCTGCCGGCCGCGGTGGTGCTGGCCACGGGCCGGCACGCGACGCTGGCGGCGCTCGGCGTGCTGCCGTTCTTCAAGCTGATCCGCTATTCGCCGGCGATGCGCTCGCTGCTTGCGGCCGTGCATGCCGAGCGTCGGGCACTGATCGGCTGCATCGTCATCCTGGCCGGTGCGGTCCTGACCTTCGCCTCGCTGCTCTACGCCATCGAGCGCGACGTGCAGCCGGACAAGCTCGGCACCATCCCCCAGGCGATGTGGTGGGCGATCGTGACGCTCGGCACCGTCGGCTATGGCGACGTCGTGCCGGTGACGGCGCTAGGCAAGATCATCTCGGTGTTCACCATCATCTCGGGCTTCGCGATGATCGCGCTGCCGGTTGCGATCATCTCGACCGCCTTTGCCGAGGAAGTGAAGCGGCGCGACTTCGTCGTCACCTGGGGCATGCTGGCGCGGGTGCCGCTGTTCTCGCATCTGGGAGCGGCGGAGATCGCCGACATCATGCGGCTGCTCCGCGCGCGTACCGTGGAGCAGGGCGAGATCCTGGTTCGTCGCGGGGACGCGGCCTCCTCGATGTATTTCATCACGGCCGGCGAGGTCGAGATCGCGCTGCCGAGCCAGCATGTGCGGCTTGCCGACGGTACGTTCTTCGGCGAGATCGCGCTGCTGCACAAGACCAAGCGCAGCGGCACCGTGACGGCGACGCGCAAGACGCGTCTCTTGGTGCTCGATGCCCAGGATTTTCATGCCCTGATCGCGCGCATGCCGACGCTGGCGGCGCATGTCCACCGGACGGCCAAGGCGCGGCTGGAAGAGACCGGCGGCGATCTGGCGCCCGCCGAGCTCGCGCAAGCCGAGCGTGAGGGCACCGACCGCTGA
- a CDS encoding NADP-dependent isocitrate dehydrogenase — translation MAKIKVSNPVVELDGDEMTRIIWQYIKDKLINPFLDVELLYFDLGMEYRDQTNDQVTIDAAEAIKKVGVGVKCATITPDEARVKEFNLKQMWKSPNGTIRNILGGCIFREPIICKNVPRLVPGWTKPIIIGRHAYGDQYRATDIKFPGKGTLSLKFVGEDGTVIEKEVFKAPGAGVAMEMYNLDDSIIDFARASFNYGLLRGYPVYLSTKNTILKVYDGRFKDIFQEIFDKEFKKEFDAKGLTYEHRLIDDMVASALKWSGGYVWACKNYDGDVQSDTVAQGYGSLGLMTSVLLTPDGKTVEAEAAHGTVTRHYREHQKGKETSTNSIASIFAWTRGLAHRAKLDNNAELAKFATTLEKVCVDTVEEGYMTKDLALLVGADQRWLSTTGFLDKVADNLVKALAA, via the coding sequence ATGGCAAAAATCAAGGTATCCAATCCCGTCGTCGAACTCGATGGCGACGAGATGACCCGGATCATCTGGCAGTACATCAAGGATAAGTTGATCAACCCGTTCCTGGATGTCGAGCTGCTCTATTTCGACCTGGGCATGGAGTACCGCGACCAGACCAACGATCAGGTGACGATCGACGCCGCCGAGGCGATCAAGAAGGTCGGCGTCGGCGTCAAGTGCGCCACCATCACCCCCGACGAAGCCCGGGTGAAGGAGTTCAACCTCAAGCAGATGTGGAAGTCGCCGAACGGCACCATCCGCAACATCCTAGGCGGCTGCATCTTCCGCGAGCCGATCATCTGCAAGAACGTGCCGCGTCTCGTTCCCGGCTGGACCAAGCCGATCATCATCGGCCGCCACGCCTATGGCGACCAGTACCGCGCCACCGACATCAAGTTCCCGGGCAAGGGCACCCTCTCGCTGAAGTTCGTCGGCGAGGACGGCACCGTGATCGAGAAGGAAGTGTTCAAGGCTCCGGGCGCCGGCGTCGCCATGGAGATGTACAATCTCGACGACAGCATCATCGACTTCGCCCGCGCCTCGTTCAACTACGGCCTGCTGCGCGGCTACCCGGTCTACCTGTCGACCAAGAACACGATTCTGAAGGTCTATGACGGCCGCTTCAAGGACATCTTCCAGGAGATCTTCGACAAGGAGTTCAAGAAGGAGTTCGACGCCAAGGGCCTGACCTACGAGCACCGCCTGATCGACGACATGGTCGCCTCGGCGCTAAAATGGTCCGGCGGCTACGTCTGGGCCTGTAAGAACTACGACGGCGACGTGCAGTCCGACACGGTCGCGCAGGGCTACGGCTCGCTCGGCCTGATGACCTCGGTGCTGCTCACCCCCGACGGCAAGACCGTCGAAGCGGAAGCGGCCCACGGCACGGTGACCCGTCACTACCGCGAGCACCAGAAGGGCAAGGAGACCTCGACCAACTCGATCGCCTCGATCTTCGCCTGGACCCGTGGCCTCGCCCACCGCGCCAAGCTCGACAACAATGCCGAGCTCGCCAAGTTCGCGACCACCCTGGAGAAGGTCTGCGTCGACACCGTCGAGGAAGGCTACATGACCAAGGACCTCGCGCTCCTGGTCGGCGCCGACCAGCGCTGGCTCTCGACCACCGGCTTCCTCGACAAGGTCGCTGACAACCTGGTGAAGGCGCTGGCGGCGTAA
- a CDS encoding helix-turn-helix transcriptional regulator, which translates to MNALFPLPLLSVDAATFADMLDGLEFGTYLVDAHARLLHANAAGRAILATCNVLLDIRGQLMACDPAVSQTLRQVLAPIGGGDAYPGAIAIPMSGLDGDRYIAHVLPLRSAPHQCAGAAGTAVAALFVRKAALAIPTRSDALRRAFKLTTTELRVLLAIVELGGVPQVARGLGVACSTVKTHLRRLFEKTGATRQADFVKLVAGYATPLSDRRESPPCHGAPR; encoded by the coding sequence ATGAACGCGCTCTTCCCTCTCCCCCTGCTGTCCGTGGACGCGGCAACGTTCGCCGATATGCTCGATGGGCTCGAATTCGGCACGTATCTCGTTGACGCACATGCGCGGCTCCTTCACGCCAACGCGGCCGGGCGGGCCATTCTCGCGACCTGCAACGTCCTGCTCGATATCCGCGGCCAGCTGATGGCCTGCGATCCCGCCGTCAGTCAGACATTGCGGCAGGTCCTGGCGCCGATTGGCGGCGGCGACGCTTACCCGGGCGCTATCGCCATCCCGATGAGCGGGCTGGACGGGGATCGCTACATCGCCCATGTGCTGCCGCTGCGATCAGCCCCGCATCAATGCGCGGGTGCCGCTGGCACAGCCGTGGCCGCGTTGTTCGTTCGCAAGGCGGCGCTGGCGATCCCCACCCGCTCGGATGCGCTCCGCCGCGCGTTCAAGCTGACCACAACCGAGCTGCGCGTGCTGCTCGCGATCGTGGAGCTCGGAGGCGTTCCGCAAGTAGCCCGCGGGCTCGGCGTCGCCTGTTCGACGGTCAAGACGCATCTCCGTCGCTTGTTCGAGAAGACCGGCGCCACGCGGCAGGCCGATTTCGTCAAGCTCGTGGCGGGATACGCGACGCCGCTGAGTGACCGGCGAGAAAGTCCGCCATGCCATGGAGCGCCACGATGA
- a CDS encoding TrmJ/YjtD family RNA methyltransferase, giving the protein MSGTDKSKTGMSLDGPIVILVEPQLGENIGMAARAMGNFALSALRIVNPRDGWPNIAAQRAAAGADHILEKVELFDTVEQAVADLDLLLATTARPHDQAKPVVGPEAAASEIAGHIATGGKAGILFGRERWGLTNEEVGLSNRIITFPVNPGFASLNLAQAVLLVGYEWFKQATSGALPHAMPERSERASQHQMQAFFDNLVRELDKVEFLRPAEKRDTMLVNLRNIFTRMEPTKQDMHTLHGVIMAIAEGRKGPAKGGVLDGEQATRLRALLAEHGQGGGVPDSGSTVRGLARLLRRNPTDAERLLWQALTRDRRFAGGFKRQTPVGRHIPDFVSFPHRIAIELVNPGEGETIAADRASRRAWLEARDYRVLEIRAADVERDLEAELVRLQGMIGQSP; this is encoded by the coding sequence ATGTCGGGGACTGACAAGAGCAAGACGGGAATGTCCCTCGACGGCCCCATCGTGATCCTGGTCGAGCCGCAGCTCGGGGAAAACATCGGCATGGCTGCGCGCGCGATGGGCAACTTTGCCCTGAGCGCTCTGCGCATCGTCAACCCGAGGGACGGTTGGCCCAACATCGCCGCCCAGCGCGCCGCCGCTGGCGCCGACCACATCCTGGAAAAGGTCGAGCTGTTCGACACGGTCGAGCAGGCGGTCGCCGACCTCGATCTCTTGTTGGCCACCACCGCGCGGCCCCACGACCAGGCCAAGCCGGTAGTTGGGCCGGAGGCTGCAGCGAGCGAAATCGCCGGGCACATCGCCACCGGCGGCAAGGCCGGCATCCTGTTCGGCCGGGAGCGCTGGGGCCTGACCAATGAGGAGGTCGGGCTCTCCAATCGCATCATCACCTTTCCGGTCAATCCGGGGTTTGCCTCGCTCAACCTTGCCCAGGCCGTGCTGCTGGTGGGCTATGAATGGTTCAAGCAGGCGACCTCGGGCGCGCTGCCGCACGCCATGCCTGAGCGTTCCGAGCGCGCCTCGCAGCACCAGATGCAGGCCTTCTTCGACAACCTCGTGCGCGAGCTCGACAAGGTCGAGTTCCTGCGCCCGGCCGAGAAGCGCGACACCATGCTGGTCAATCTGCGCAACATCTTCACCCGGATGGAGCCGACCAAGCAGGACATGCACACCCTCCATGGAGTGATCATGGCCATCGCGGAAGGCCGCAAGGGCCCGGCCAAGGGCGGCGTGCTCGATGGCGAGCAGGCCACGCGCCTGCGCGCACTTTTGGCCGAGCACGGGCAGGGCGGCGGCGTCCCTGATAGCGGCTCGACCGTGCGCGGCCTTGCGCGCCTGCTCCGCCGCAACCCGACCGATGCCGAACGCCTGCTTTGGCAGGCGCTGACGCGCGACCGCCGCTTCGCAGGTGGGTTCAAGCGCCAGACTCCGGTCGGCCGCCACATCCCCGATTTCGTCTCTTTCCCGCACCGGATCGCGATCGAGCTGGTCAACCCGGGCGAGGGCGAGACCATCGCCGCCGACCGCGCCTCGCGGCGGGCTTGGCTGGAGGCGCGCGATTACCGCGTGCTGGAGATTCGGGCTGCGGATGTCGAGCGCGATCTCGAGGCGGAGCTGGTGCGGCTGCAGGGGATGATCGGGCAGAGCCCGTAG
- a CDS encoding DUF3455 domain-containing protein, translating into MFIKLAAPCLLLLAAMIGPASAADPLPDAIAASGESIVLSVHAEGAQVYECKAGTDGKLAWSFREPIATLLSDGKTVGRHYAGPTWEHADGSAVGAKAAGNAPGATAADIPWLKLEVTAHRGSGVLTPVTTVQRTNTHGGKLEGACDKAGEFRSAPYSAEYVFLKKG; encoded by the coding sequence ATGTTCATCAAGCTTGCCGCCCCCTGCCTGCTGTTGCTCGCGGCCATGATCGGGCCGGCCTCCGCCGCAGACCCGCTCCCTGACGCCATCGCCGCATCCGGTGAGAGCATCGTGCTCAGCGTCCACGCCGAGGGCGCGCAGGTCTATGAGTGCAAGGCCGGCACCGACGGCAAGCTCGCTTGGAGCTTCCGCGAGCCGATCGCGACACTCTTGTCCGACGGCAAGACCGTCGGCCGCCACTATGCCGGGCCGACTTGGGAGCACGCCGACGGCAGCGCCGTGGGTGCCAAGGCCGCCGGCAATGCGCCGGGCGCAACGGCCGCCGACATCCCCTGGCTGAAGCTGGAGGTCACCGCCCACCGCGGCAGCGGCGTGCTGACGCCGGTCACGACGGTCCAGCGCACCAACACCCATGGCGGCAAGCTCGAGGGCGCCTGCGACAAGGCCGGCGAGTTCAGAAGTGCGCCCTACTCGGCCGAGTATGTTTTCCTGAAGAAGGGCTGA
- the alaS gene encoding alanine--tRNA ligase: protein MSGVNEIRSTFLNFFAENGHEIVSSSPLVPRNDPTLMFTNAGMVQFKNVFTGVEKRPYQRATTSQKCVRAGGKHNDLDNVGYTARHLTFFEMLGNFSFGDYFKERAIELAWKLITKDFGLKKDKLLVTVYHTDDEAHGLWKKIAGFSDDRIIRIPTSDNFWAMGDTGPCGPCSEIFIDRGDHIWGGPPGSPEEDGDRFLEFWNLVFMQYEQVTKEERVDLPRPSIDTGMGLERMACIMQGVDSVFETDLFRHLIDATASALGSGPTEQTVASFRVIADHLRSSAFLVADGVLPSNEGRGYVLRRIMRRAMRHAQLLGAKEPLMHRLVWALVREMGQAYPDLMRAENLIEETLRLEETRFRKTLSRGLAILDEKSASLKKGDMFDGDVAFTLYDTYGFPLDLTQDALKSRGIGVDQAAFTDAMERQKAKARESWKGSGEAASEAIWFPLREKLGATEFLGYETESAEGVVSALVKDGAEVASLRAGDTGAIVLNQTPFYAESGGQVGDTGVLTGEGGIKFRVTDTQKKLGDFFVHVGTVESGEVKVGTALQLEVDHSRRSSIRAHHSATHLIHEALRQVLGDHIAQRGSMVAPDRLRFDFVHPKPITAEELARVEDIANDVVLENDEVTTRVMGVDEAREAGARALFGEKYGDEVRVVSMGKTARERGANALGWSVELCGGTHVRRTGDIGLITLTSESAVASGVRRIEALTGNYARKHANDTMTLAKTAANELRTSLDDVPARIAALMEERKKLERELSDARKKLAMGGGASAGNGAASGVREAGGVKLMARAVEGIEMKDLKSLADEAKKQIGSGVVAIVGVTEDGKAGVVVGVTADLTARFNAVNLVRVASEALGGKGGGGRPDMAQAGGPEGAKATEALAAIEKAMGAA from the coding sequence ATGAGCGGCGTCAACGAGATCAGGTCGACCTTTCTGAACTTCTTTGCCGAGAACGGCCACGAGATCGTGTCGTCCTCGCCCCTGGTGCCGCGCAACGATCCGACTTTGATGTTCACCAACGCCGGCATGGTGCAGTTCAAGAACGTCTTCACCGGCGTCGAGAAGCGGCCCTATCAGCGCGCCACCACCTCGCAGAAATGCGTGCGCGCCGGCGGCAAGCACAACGACCTCGACAATGTCGGCTACACCGCGCGCCATCTCACCTTCTTCGAGATGCTCGGCAACTTCTCGTTCGGCGACTACTTCAAGGAGCGCGCGATCGAGCTGGCCTGGAAGCTCATCACCAAAGACTTCGGTCTGAAGAAGGACAAGCTGCTCGTCACCGTCTACCACACCGACGACGAGGCGCACGGGCTCTGGAAGAAGATCGCCGGGTTCTCCGACGACCGCATCATCCGCATCCCGACATCAGACAATTTCTGGGCGATGGGCGACACCGGCCCGTGCGGCCCTTGCTCGGAGATCTTCATCGACCGCGGCGATCACATCTGGGGCGGCCCTCCGGGCTCGCCGGAAGAGGACGGCGACCGCTTCCTCGAGTTCTGGAATCTCGTGTTCATGCAATACGAGCAGGTGACGAAGGAGGAGCGCGTGGATCTGCCGCGTCCTTCGATCGACACCGGCATGGGTCTGGAGCGCATGGCCTGCATCATGCAGGGCGTCGACAGCGTGTTCGAGACCGATCTGTTCCGCCATCTGATCGACGCGACCGCATCCGCGCTCGGCAGCGGCCCGACCGAGCAGACCGTCGCCTCGTTCCGCGTCATCGCCGACCATCTGCGTTCTTCCGCTTTCCTGGTTGCGGACGGCGTGCTGCCCTCGAACGAGGGCCGCGGCTATGTGCTGCGCCGGATCATGCGCCGCGCGATGCGCCATGCGCAGCTGTTGGGCGCCAAGGAGCCGCTGATGCATCGCCTGGTCTGGGCGCTGGTTCGCGAGATGGGCCAGGCCTATCCTGATTTGATGCGCGCGGAGAATTTGATCGAGGAAACGCTGCGGCTGGAAGAGACCCGCTTCCGCAAGACGCTGTCGCGGGGCCTTGCCATCCTCGACGAGAAGAGCGCGTCCTTGAAGAAGGGCGACATGTTCGACGGCGACGTCGCCTTCACCCTATACGACACCTATGGTTTTCCGCTCGACCTGACGCAGGACGCGCTGAAGTCGCGCGGCATCGGCGTCGACCAGGCTGCGTTCACCGACGCGATGGAGCGGCAGAAGGCCAAGGCGCGCGAGTCCTGGAAGGGGTCGGGCGAGGCGGCCTCCGAGGCGATCTGGTTCCCGCTGCGCGAGAAGCTCGGGGCCACCGAATTCCTGGGCTACGAGACCGAGAGCGCCGAAGGCGTGGTGTCCGCGCTGGTGAAGGATGGTGCTGAGGTCGCAAGCCTGAGGGCGGGTGACACCGGCGCCATCGTGCTGAACCAGACGCCGTTCTATGCGGAATCAGGCGGCCAGGTCGGCGACACCGGCGTGCTCACCGGCGAAGGTGGCATCAAGTTCCGCGTCACCGACACGCAGAAGAAGCTCGGCGATTTCTTCGTGCATGTCGGCACCGTCGAGAGCGGCGAAGTGAAGGTCGGCACCGCGCTGCAGCTCGAGGTGGATCATTCCCGGCGCTCCTCGATCCGTGCGCATCACTCGGCGACGCACCTCATCCACGAGGCGCTGCGCCAGGTGCTCGGCGATCACATCGCTCAGCGCGGCTCGATGGTCGCGCCGGACCGTCTGCGCTTCGACTTCGTGCATCCGAAGCCGATCACGGCGGAAGAGCTCGCCCGCGTCGAGGACATCGCCAACGACGTGGTGCTGGAGAACGACGAGGTCACGACCCGCGTGATGGGCGTCGACGAAGCCCGCGAGGCCGGGGCGCGCGCGCTGTTCGGCGAGAAATATGGCGACGAGGTGCGCGTCGTCTCGATGGGCAAGACCGCGCGCGAGCGCGGCGCCAATGCGCTCGGCTGGTCGGTCGAACTCTGCGGCGGCACGCATGTCCGCCGCACCGGCGACATCGGCCTGATCACGCTGACGAGCGAGAGCGCGGTCGCTTCGGGCGTGCGCCGCATCGAGGCGCTGACCGGCAATTACGCCCGCAAGCACGCCAACGACACCATGACTTTGGCGAAGACCGCGGCGAACGAGCTGCGCACGTCCCTCGACGACGTCCCGGCGCGCATCGCCGCGCTGATGGAGGAGCGCAAGAAGCTCGAGCGCGAGCTCTCGGATGCCCGCAAGAAGCTGGCGATGGGCGGCGGCGCGTCCGCCGGCAATGGCGCGGCCTCCGGGGTACGCGAGGCGGGTGGCGTCAAGCTGATGGCGCGCGCGGTCGAAGGCATCGAGATGAAGGATCTCAAGAGCCTCGCCGACGAGGCCAAGAAGCAGATCGGCTCCGGCGTCGTCGCCATCGTCGGCGTCACCGAGGACGGCAAGGCTGGCGTCGTGGTCGGCGTCACCGCCGATCTCACCGCGCGCTTCAACGCCGTGAACCTCGTGCGCGTCGCCTCCGAAGCGCTCGGCGGCAAGGGCGGCGGCGGCCGGCCCGACATGGCGCAGGCGGGCGGCCCTGAAGGCGCCAAGGCAACCGAGGCGCTGGCTGCGATCGAAAAAGCGATGGGGGCGGCGTAA
- the mddA gene encoding methanethiol S-methyltransferase, translated as MVSRVLILLYALVSYALFTLSFLYALGFVGNYVVPKSIDVGTSSNLGEAVIVNLLLMSLFALQHSVMARPAFKRWSAKLLPAACQRSTYVLLSSLILLLLFWQWRPIPIVIWQTEGLAAGLLTSVHWLGWLIAFASTHMIDHFDLFGLRQAFVAWRGVEMPAQSFRTPLLYKLVRHPIMLGFLLAFWATPEMTIGHLLFALANTAYILVALQFEERDLIAVFGTAYQDYRRRVPMLLPGPFVRRQTEDRQPIGSPQ; from the coding sequence ATGGTCTCGCGCGTCCTGATCCTGCTCTACGCACTCGTAAGTTACGCTCTGTTCACGCTCTCGTTTCTCTATGCGCTCGGTTTCGTCGGCAATTATGTCGTGCCGAAGTCGATCGACGTCGGCACCTCCTCGAATTTGGGCGAGGCCGTCATCGTCAACCTCTTGCTGATGAGCCTGTTTGCCCTCCAGCACAGCGTGATGGCGCGCCCGGCTTTCAAGCGTTGGTCGGCCAAACTCCTTCCCGCGGCCTGCCAGCGCAGCACCTATGTGCTGCTCTCCAGCCTGATCCTGCTCCTGCTGTTCTGGCAATGGCGTCCGATCCCGATTGTGATCTGGCAGACTGAAGGCCTTGCAGCCGGGCTGCTGACCTCAGTGCATTGGCTCGGCTGGTTGATCGCATTCGCCTCGACCCACATGATCGATCATTTCGATCTGTTCGGCCTGCGCCAGGCGTTCGTCGCCTGGCGCGGAGTCGAGATGCCGGCTCAATCCTTCCGGACACCCCTGCTTTACAAGCTCGTCCGGCATCCCATCATGCTTGGCTTTCTGCTCGCGTTCTGGGCGACGCCCGAGATGACGATCGGCCATCTGTTGTTCGCGCTCGCCAACACCGCCTACATCCTGGTCGCTTTGCAGTTCGAGGAGCGCGACCTGATCGCGGTGTTCGGCACCGCCTACCAGGACTATCGCCGCCGCGTTCCCATGCTACTGCCGGGTCCGTTTGTTCGCCGCCAGACCGAAGATCGCCAGCCCATCGGATCGCCCCAATGA
- a CDS encoding alpha/beta fold hydrolase, giving the protein MTAFSLAAFGFPEVHADGRPVKLALRKGLALLVYLAEAKSAVARDVMATQLWPETDRETGLARLRRLLHRIELALGEPVFETDRTSMRWSPAVELTLDTHLFESACDRGAFEEACQIYRSDFLAGFSPEDAPEFDDWAFFRREALRGRLVHALERLVQDKNAAGDHVAAITHARRLVELDPLSEVYGRHLIRSLLLSGDRRAAERHHAALTQRLRDELDVAPEAETEALMSPAAAPPAVPTTRYVKGSGVHLAYQTYGSGSLDILVMPGFVSHVERAWEHPASRKFLASLMKLGRLIVFDRRGIGLSDRVGSAPDIDVTAEDIGTVLQAAESRRVVLFGASECGPACVKFAVDEPRRVAGLILFGALAKGCWAGDYPHALRAGQYDAWSKHLVTQWGGPVGIEVFAPSLAEDPQARAWWAGLLRAASSPGGISAVLGAFRDADVRHLLPQITVPTLVLHRRGDKAVRIAAGRDVASRIPGARFVELDGDDHWFFAGDQQPVLEAIGRFTEEMKR; this is encoded by the coding sequence ATGACGGCTTTCTCGCTTGCGGCGTTCGGGTTCCCAGAGGTCCATGCCGACGGCCGCCCGGTCAAGCTGGCCCTGCGCAAGGGGCTTGCGCTGCTGGTCTATCTTGCGGAGGCCAAAAGCGCCGTCGCCCGGGACGTGATGGCCACGCAGTTGTGGCCCGAGACTGACCGCGAGACCGGTCTGGCGCGCTTGCGGCGGCTGCTTCATCGGATCGAGCTCGCGCTTGGCGAGCCGGTGTTCGAGACCGACCGCACCAGCATGCGCTGGTCTCCGGCGGTCGAGCTGACGCTAGATACGCATCTGTTCGAGAGCGCCTGCGACCGCGGCGCGTTCGAGGAAGCCTGTCAGATCTACCGTAGCGACTTCCTCGCGGGCTTCTCGCCGGAGGACGCGCCCGAGTTCGACGATTGGGCGTTCTTTCGCCGCGAGGCGCTGCGCGGGCGGCTCGTGCATGCGCTGGAGCGGCTGGTGCAGGACAAGAATGCCGCCGGCGATCATGTTGCTGCGATCACGCATGCGCGCAGGCTGGTCGAGCTCGATCCGCTCAGCGAAGTCTACGGCCGGCATCTGATCCGCAGCCTGCTGCTGTCAGGCGATCGCAGGGCGGCGGAGCGGCACCACGCCGCGCTGACGCAGCGGCTGCGCGACGAGCTCGACGTAGCGCCGGAGGCCGAGACCGAGGCGCTGATGAGTCCCGCTGCGGCGCCGCCGGCTGTGCCGACGACGCGGTACGTCAAGGGCTCGGGCGTGCATCTGGCCTATCAGACCTATGGCAGCGGCTCGCTCGATATCCTGGTCATGCCGGGCTTCGTCTCGCATGTGGAGCGCGCCTGGGAGCATCCCGCCAGCCGCAAATTCCTGGCCTCACTGATGAAGCTCGGTCGCCTGATCGTGTTCGATCGCCGCGGCATCGGGTTGTCCGACCGTGTCGGGTCAGCTCCCGATATCGACGTCACCGCCGAGGATATCGGCACCGTGCTGCAGGCGGCGGAGTCGCGCCGTGTCGTGCTGTTCGGTGCCTCCGAGTGTGGGCCGGCTTGCGTCAAGTTCGCGGTCGATGAGCCGCGCCGCGTCGCCGGTCTCATTCTGTTCGGCGCATTGGCAAAAGGCTGCTGGGCTGGGGACTACCCGCATGCGCTGCGTGCCGGCCAGTACGATGCGTGGAGCAAGCATCTCGTCACGCAATGGGGCGGCCCGGTCGGGATCGAAGTTTTTGCGCCGAGCCTTGCCGAGGATCCGCAGGCGCGCGCCTGGTGGGCGGGGTTGCTGCGCGCAGCCTCCAGTCCCGGCGGCATCTCGGCCGTGCTGGGCGCGTTTCGCGACGCCGACGTGCGGCACCTGCTGCCGCAAATCACGGTACCGACGCTGGTGCTGCACCGGCGCGGCGACAAGGCGGTTCGGATCGCGGCCGGCCGCGACGTCGCGAGCCGGATTCCCGGCGCGCGATTCGTCGAGCTCGATGGCGACGATCACTGGTTCTTTGCCGGCGATCAGCAACCGGTGCTGGAGGCGATCGGGCGGTTTACGGAAGAAATGAAGCGATAG
- a CDS encoding NADPH:quinone oxidoreductase family protein yields the protein MKAVLCHAFTGPADLCVGEIEVPRPAGNEILIEVHAASVSFMDQLMVSGLYQMRPSLPFVPGTEAAGVVIAVGERVTTFAPGDRVACSSWTGAYAERMIAKESKSVRLPDGVAFETAATVLHVYGTAYYALVERARAKADETLFVTGAAGGVGLAAVDLARHLGLRIVAGVGSDDKAALVRRYGASEVVNYRSEDLRDRIKSITSGQGIDIGFDNVGGTILEQMARLMNWGGRLMPIGFTSGVIPQIPMNLPLLKNYAIIGVFVGAWAEKFPDEAARMNDTLMQLLAEGAIRPHIGRVLPLEEASEAMRAMANRTVQGRIVLKIR from the coding sequence ATGAAAGCAGTTCTCTGCCACGCGTTCACAGGTCCTGCGGATTTGTGCGTCGGCGAGATCGAGGTGCCCCGGCCCGCCGGCAACGAGATCCTCATCGAGGTCCATGCGGCTTCGGTGAGCTTCATGGATCAGTTGATGGTCTCGGGCCTCTACCAGATGCGGCCGTCGCTGCCCTTCGTGCCAGGCACGGAAGCGGCCGGTGTCGTGATCGCCGTCGGCGAGCGAGTCACAACATTCGCCCCGGGTGATCGCGTGGCGTGCAGCAGCTGGACCGGCGCCTACGCCGAACGGATGATCGCAAAGGAATCCAAGAGCGTGCGTCTGCCTGACGGTGTCGCGTTCGAGACGGCGGCGACCGTGCTGCACGTCTACGGTACCGCCTATTATGCACTGGTCGAGCGCGCCCGCGCGAAAGCCGATGAAACCCTGTTCGTCACGGGCGCGGCCGGCGGCGTCGGGCTCGCCGCCGTTGATCTCGCTCGCCATCTCGGCCTGCGCATCGTCGCCGGTGTCGGCTCCGACGACAAGGCCGCACTGGTGCGACGCTATGGCGCCAGCGAGGTCGTCAATTACCGCAGCGAGGATCTGCGCGACCGGATCAAGTCGATCACCTCAGGCCAGGGCATCGATATCGGCTTCGACAATGTCGGAGGGACTATCCTCGAGCAGATGGCCCGGTTGATGAACTGGGGCGGGCGGCTGATGCCGATCGGCTTCACCAGCGGCGTGATTCCACAGATTCCGATGAACCTGCCGCTGCTGAAGAACTACGCCATCATCGGCGTCTTCGTCGGCGCCTGGGCCGAGAAATTTCCCGACGAGGCCGCGCGCATGAACGACACCCTGATGCAATTGCTGGCCGAAGGAGCAATCCGCCCGCACATCGGTCGCGTCCTCCCTTTGGAGGAGGCAAGTGAAGCCATGCGCGCCATGGCCAATCGGACGGTTCAGGGAAGAATCGTGCTTAAGATCCGATAG